The Helianthus annuus cultivar XRQ/B chromosome 16, HanXRQr2.0-SUNRISE, whole genome shotgun sequence genome includes a window with the following:
- the LOC110914969 gene encoding F-box/FBD/LRR-repeat protein At1g13570 isoform X3, whose translation MEYQNPTRTQSDIISTLPLNIIEHILARMPLRDALRTSVLSKKWRYTWRSMPKLTFTDDMVKLPSNQCCGQLMKYKVAYAIFHVLLLHNGPIILEFRSLVGHLRLDSEFAPIISYLERGSKVKRLTFFRVKVPPQMLQQFLSKCPLLEYLCLEKPSLHLLIFFRCVPLIQTLDISKYYMKVYLCAGGMPHKLPDSLVHLKYLFLDVCMAEKNEISALLCMIMSSSLLEKIGFLMCDNEKLDHLETLEMNLDPQDYPDMKLDHLVSLWIEDFSNLRLEMEFVKLIMAKSPVLKKVRIVLDGNVSVDEELEMLRDLVLHPIPRASPSAKLAIVRPKTSS comes from the exons ATGGAGTATCAAAACCCTACAAGAACTCAATCGGATATCATCAGCACCCTTCCTCTAAACATTATTGAACATATTTTGGCCCGAATGCCACTTCGAGATGCACTGAGAACGAGCGTTTTGTCAAAGAAATGGCGCTATACTTGGCGGAGCATGCCTAAACTTACATTTACAGACGATATGGTCAAACTACCGTCTAATCAGTGTTGCGGACAGTTGATGAAGTATAAGGTTGCCTATGCCATCTTCCACGTTCTGTTGTTACACAATGGTCCGATAATACTAGAGTTCAGATCATTGGTTGGTCATCTGCGTTTGGATTCTGAGTTTGCCCCGATAATAAGTTATCTTGAAAGGGGAAGTAAAGTGAAAAGGCTTACCTTCTTTCGTGTTAAGGTTCCTCCTCAAATGCTTCAACAGTTCCTCTCCAAGTGCCCGCTGCTTGAGTATCTCTGTTTG GAGAAACCAAGTTTACATTTGTTGATCTTTTTTCGGTGTGTGCCTTTGATTCAGACTTTGGATATCTCAAAGTATTACATGAAGGTA TACTTGTGTGCAGGTGGCATGCCACATAAGCTTCCAGATTCACTAGTCCATCTCAAATATTTGTTTTTGGATGTGTGCATGGCCGAAAAAAATGAGATTTCTGCGTTGCTTTGTATGATAATGAGCTCCTCGTTGTTGGAGAAAATTGGTTTTCTG ATGTGTGATAATGAGAAGTTGGATCATCTTGAGACATTGGAGATGAACTTGGATCCACAAGACTACCCAGATATGAAGTTGGATCATCTTGTGTCGTTGTGGATAGAGGACTTTAGTAACTTACGTCTTGAGATGGAATTTGTGAAACTCATCATGGCCAAGTCACCTGTGCTAAAGAAAGTGCGAATTGTGCTTGATGGCAATGTTTCTGTTGATGAAGAACTGGAGATGCTTAGAGATTTGGTTTTACACCCAATTCCACGGGCATCACCTTCTGCAAAGTTAGCCATTGTACGCCCAAAAACTTCTTCATGA
- the LOC110914969 gene encoding F-box/FBD/LRR-repeat protein At1g13570 isoform X4: protein MEYQNPTRTQSDIISTLPLNIIEHILARMPLRDALRTSVLSKKWRYTWRSMPKLTFTDDMVKLPSNQCCGQLMKYKVAYAIFHVLLLHNGPIILEFRSLVGHLRLDSEFAPIISYLERGSKVKRLTFFRVKVPPQMLQQFLSKCPLLEYLCLEKPSLHLLIFFRCVPLIQTLDISKYYMKYLCAGGMPHKLPDSLVHLKYLFLDVCMAEKNEISALLCMIMSSSLLEKIGFLMCDNEKLDHLETLEMNLDPQDYPDMKLDHLVSLWIEDFSNLRLEMEFVKLIMAKSPVLKKVRIVLDGNVSVDEELEMLRDLVLHPIPRASPSAKLAIVRPKTSS, encoded by the exons ATGGAGTATCAAAACCCTACAAGAACTCAATCGGATATCATCAGCACCCTTCCTCTAAACATTATTGAACATATTTTGGCCCGAATGCCACTTCGAGATGCACTGAGAACGAGCGTTTTGTCAAAGAAATGGCGCTATACTTGGCGGAGCATGCCTAAACTTACATTTACAGACGATATGGTCAAACTACCGTCTAATCAGTGTTGCGGACAGTTGATGAAGTATAAGGTTGCCTATGCCATCTTCCACGTTCTGTTGTTACACAATGGTCCGATAATACTAGAGTTCAGATCATTGGTTGGTCATCTGCGTTTGGATTCTGAGTTTGCCCCGATAATAAGTTATCTTGAAAGGGGAAGTAAAGTGAAAAGGCTTACCTTCTTTCGTGTTAAGGTTCCTCCTCAAATGCTTCAACAGTTCCTCTCCAAGTGCCCGCTGCTTGAGTATCTCTGTTTG GAGAAACCAAGTTTACATTTGTTGATCTTTTTTCGGTGTGTGCCTTTGATTCAGACTTTGGATATCTCAAAGTATTACATGAAG TACTTGTGTGCAGGTGGCATGCCACATAAGCTTCCAGATTCACTAGTCCATCTCAAATATTTGTTTTTGGATGTGTGCATGGCCGAAAAAAATGAGATTTCTGCGTTGCTTTGTATGATAATGAGCTCCTCGTTGTTGGAGAAAATTGGTTTTCTG ATGTGTGATAATGAGAAGTTGGATCATCTTGAGACATTGGAGATGAACTTGGATCCACAAGACTACCCAGATATGAAGTTGGATCATCTTGTGTCGTTGTGGATAGAGGACTTTAGTAACTTACGTCTTGAGATGGAATTTGTGAAACTCATCATGGCCAAGTCACCTGTGCTAAAGAAAGTGCGAATTGTGCTTGATGGCAATGTTTCTGTTGATGAAGAACTGGAGATGCTTAGAGATTTGGTTTTACACCCAATTCCACGGGCATCACCTTCTGCAAAGTTAGCCATTGTACGCCCAAAAACTTCTTCATGA
- the LOC110914969 gene encoding F-box/FBD/LRR-repeat protein At1g13570 isoform X2: protein MEYQNPTRTQSDIISTLPLNIIEHILARMPLRDALRTSVLSKKWRYTWRSMPKLTFTDDMVKLPSNQCCGQLMKYKVAYAIFHVLLLHNGPIILEFRSLVGHLRLDSEFAPIISYLERGSKVKRLTFFRVKVPPQMLQQFLSKCPLLEYLCLIGSQNGLDFVAGETKFTFVDLFSVCAFDSDFGYLKVLHEGGMPHKLPDSLVHLKYLFLDVCMAEKNEISALLCMIMSSSLLEKIGFLLDHLETLEMNLDPQDYPDMKLDHLVSLWIEDFSNLRLEMEFVKLIMAKSPVLKKVRIVLDGNVSVDEELEMLRDLVLHPIPRASPSAKLAIVRPKTSS from the exons ATGGAGTATCAAAACCCTACAAGAACTCAATCGGATATCATCAGCACCCTTCCTCTAAACATTATTGAACATATTTTGGCCCGAATGCCACTTCGAGATGCACTGAGAACGAGCGTTTTGTCAAAGAAATGGCGCTATACTTGGCGGAGCATGCCTAAACTTACATTTACAGACGATATGGTCAAACTACCGTCTAATCAGTGTTGCGGACAGTTGATGAAGTATAAGGTTGCCTATGCCATCTTCCACGTTCTGTTGTTACACAATGGTCCGATAATACTAGAGTTCAGATCATTGGTTGGTCATCTGCGTTTGGATTCTGAGTTTGCCCCGATAATAAGTTATCTTGAAAGGGGAAGTAAAGTGAAAAGGCTTACCTTCTTTCGTGTTAAGGTTCCTCCTCAAATGCTTCAACAGTTCCTCTCCAAGTGCCCGCTGCTTGAGTATCTCTGTTTG ATTGGATCTCAAAACGGCCTTGACTTTGTGGCAGGAGAAACCAAGTTTACATTTGTTGATCTTTTTTCGGTGTGTGCCTTTGATTCAGACTTTGGATATCTCAAAGTATTACATGAAG GTGGCATGCCACATAAGCTTCCAGATTCACTAGTCCATCTCAAATATTTGTTTTTGGATGTGTGCATGGCCGAAAAAAATGAGATTTCTGCGTTGCTTTGTATGATAATGAGCTCCTCGTTGTTGGAGAAAATTGGTTTTCTG TTGGATCATCTTGAGACATTGGAGATGAACTTGGATCCACAAGACTACCCAGATATGAAGTTGGATCATCTTGTGTCGTTGTGGATAGAGGACTTTAGTAACTTACGTCTTGAGATGGAATTTGTGAAACTCATCATGGCCAAGTCACCTGTGCTAAAGAAAGTGCGAATTGTGCTTGATGGCAATGTTTCTGTTGATGAAGAACTGGAGATGCTTAGAGATTTGGTTTTACACCCAATTCCACGGGCATCACCTTCTGCAAAGTTAGCCATTGTACGCCCAAAAACTTCTTCATGA
- the LOC110914969 gene encoding F-box/FBD/LRR-repeat protein At1g13570 isoform X1: MEYQNPTRTQSDIISTLPLNIIEHILARMPLRDALRTSVLSKKWRYTWRSMPKLTFTDDMVKLPSNQCCGQLMKYKVAYAIFHVLLLHNGPIILEFRSLVGHLRLDSEFAPIISYLERGSKVKRLTFFRVKVPPQMLQQFLSKCPLLEYLCLIGSQNGLDFVAGETKFTFVDLFSVCAFDSDFGYLKVLHEGGMPHKLPDSLVHLKYLFLDVCMAEKNEISALLCMIMSSSLLEKIGFLMCDNEKLDHLETLEMNLDPQDYPDMKLDHLVSLWIEDFSNLRLEMEFVKLIMAKSPVLKKVRIVLDGNVSVDEELEMLRDLVLHPIPRASPSAKLAIVRPKTSS, from the exons ATGGAGTATCAAAACCCTACAAGAACTCAATCGGATATCATCAGCACCCTTCCTCTAAACATTATTGAACATATTTTGGCCCGAATGCCACTTCGAGATGCACTGAGAACGAGCGTTTTGTCAAAGAAATGGCGCTATACTTGGCGGAGCATGCCTAAACTTACATTTACAGACGATATGGTCAAACTACCGTCTAATCAGTGTTGCGGACAGTTGATGAAGTATAAGGTTGCCTATGCCATCTTCCACGTTCTGTTGTTACACAATGGTCCGATAATACTAGAGTTCAGATCATTGGTTGGTCATCTGCGTTTGGATTCTGAGTTTGCCCCGATAATAAGTTATCTTGAAAGGGGAAGTAAAGTGAAAAGGCTTACCTTCTTTCGTGTTAAGGTTCCTCCTCAAATGCTTCAACAGTTCCTCTCCAAGTGCCCGCTGCTTGAGTATCTCTGTTTG ATTGGATCTCAAAACGGCCTTGACTTTGTGGCAGGAGAAACCAAGTTTACATTTGTTGATCTTTTTTCGGTGTGTGCCTTTGATTCAGACTTTGGATATCTCAAAGTATTACATGAAG GTGGCATGCCACATAAGCTTCCAGATTCACTAGTCCATCTCAAATATTTGTTTTTGGATGTGTGCATGGCCGAAAAAAATGAGATTTCTGCGTTGCTTTGTATGATAATGAGCTCCTCGTTGTTGGAGAAAATTGGTTTTCTG ATGTGTGATAATGAGAAGTTGGATCATCTTGAGACATTGGAGATGAACTTGGATCCACAAGACTACCCAGATATGAAGTTGGATCATCTTGTGTCGTTGTGGATAGAGGACTTTAGTAACTTACGTCTTGAGATGGAATTTGTGAAACTCATCATGGCCAAGTCACCTGTGCTAAAGAAAGTGCGAATTGTGCTTGATGGCAATGTTTCTGTTGATGAAGAACTGGAGATGCTTAGAGATTTGGTTTTACACCCAATTCCACGGGCATCACCTTCTGCAAAGTTAGCCATTGTACGCCCAAAAACTTCTTCATGA